In a genomic window of Flavobacteriales bacterium:
- a CDS encoding glycosyltransferase family 39 protein, translating to MSLFQKPNRNDALLIAAAALLVRLFMLPWAQTVQADAVSRIHIALEWLRDPHWITHGYWGPLHHYLNALFMLIFPGKALGPQVLNILAASLTAIPLYGFTLTVFGSRRGAVFAALIYVFSPIALWTSLQALSEVSYGFFLASALFALSINQGQRRAWRSAAIAGLLMTCAAATRYEAWVLIAALSLVALLLHGWRIALVFWACAMLFPSVWMIGNQLEFGDALYSVNQNDEWNMGKEGINDDVTKATRIQRVVFFPLSFTLNSSPLCALLLGLGVVAAAIKRRLTKPQWIWLIPFAIMAIIFQKKAWEGSLMLHHRFVVTWLILLLPFVALVFTGLRWKAVHRVLMPLGLIATLPFACLFGKLDFAKMLGDRALSRAMDGLVLGHYREMQVVPRLYGNEAEGLLTVINAQTRAGDGLILDFHGWDESYYILLHALPNTMVVGGAKHEGFKPEEAHELLATHKQGVMVFSRTGMLQHKVDWRGEVMRLHGTEVPLAVSAPITLRGTRLFQYRVIAPDDSLALASADAPLRNVLPAEKDLEYYDQLIRGDESWFASVRRQAFWKRETMDEALRRNAEYMIWMDQQQAP from the coding sequence ATGAGCCTGTTCCAGAAGCCCAACCGGAATGATGCGCTGCTGATCGCGGCGGCGGCGCTCCTCGTGCGGCTGTTCATGCTGCCTTGGGCGCAGACGGTGCAGGCCGATGCGGTGAGCCGCATCCACATCGCCTTGGAATGGCTGCGCGATCCGCACTGGATCACCCATGGCTATTGGGGGCCGCTGCATCATTACCTCAATGCGCTCTTCATGCTCATCTTCCCCGGCAAGGCGCTAGGTCCGCAGGTGCTCAACATCCTCGCCGCGTCGCTCACAGCGATCCCGCTCTATGGCTTCACGCTCACCGTCTTCGGCTCACGGCGCGGTGCCGTGTTCGCAGCATTGATCTACGTGTTCAGCCCCATCGCCCTGTGGACCAGTTTGCAGGCGCTATCGGAGGTGAGCTACGGCTTCTTCCTCGCTTCCGCGCTCTTCGCGCTTTCGATCAACCAAGGACAGCGACGCGCATGGCGAAGCGCTGCCATCGCCGGCCTGCTCATGACCTGCGCGGCCGCCACGCGCTACGAGGCCTGGGTGCTCATCGCGGCGCTCTCCTTGGTGGCCCTGCTGCTGCATGGCTGGCGCATCGCGTTGGTGTTCTGGGCCTGCGCCATGCTCTTCCCTTCGGTGTGGATGATCGGCAACCAGCTCGAGTTCGGCGATGCGCTCTACAGCGTGAACCAGAATGACGAATGGAACATGGGCAAGGAGGGCATCAACGACGACGTGACCAAGGCTACGCGGATCCAGCGCGTGGTGTTCTTCCCGCTCTCATTCACGCTGAACAGCTCGCCGTTATGCGCGCTGCTGCTCGGGCTCGGGGTTGTCGCTGCGGCGATCAAGCGTCGGCTCACCAAGCCCCAGTGGATCTGGCTCATCCCATTCGCGATCATGGCCATCATCTTCCAGAAGAAGGCATGGGAAGGCTCGCTCATGCTTCACCACCGCTTCGTGGTCACGTGGCTGATCCTGTTGCTGCCCTTTGTGGCGCTCGTCTTCACCGGATTGCGCTGGAAAGCGGTCCACCGCGTGCTCATGCCCTTGGGCCTCATCGCCACGCTTCCATTCGCCTGCCTCTTCGGCAAGCTCGACTTCGCGAAGATGCTGGGCGATCGGGCGCTGAGCCGGGCCATGGATGGATTGGTCCTTGGCCACTATCGTGAGATGCAGGTGGTGCCCCGCCTTTACGGGAACGAAGCCGAGGGCCTGCTCACCGTGATCAATGCGCAGACACGCGCAGGCGATGGATTGATCCTCGACTTCCACGGCTGGGACGAGAGCTACTACATCCTGCTGCACGCATTGCCGAACACGATGGTAGTGGGCGGTGCGAAGCACGAAGGCTTCAAGCCCGAAGAGGCGCATGAGCTGCTCGCCACGCACAAGCAAGGCGTCATGGTATTCAGCCGCACGGGCATGCTGCAGCACAAGGTCGATTGGCGCGGCGAGGTGATGCGCCTGCACGGCACGGAAGTCCCGCTCGCGGTTTCCGCACCGATCACCTTGCGGGGCACGCGATTGTTCCAGTACCGTGTCATCGCGCCTGACGACTCGCTGGCCCTGGCTTCCGCCGATGCGCCACTGCGCAACGTGCTGCCGGCAGAGAAGGACCTCGAGTACTACGACCAGCTCATCCGCGGCGATGAGTCGTGGTTCGCTTCGGTGCGCAGGCAAGCCTTCTGGAAACGGGAGACGATGGATGAGGCGCTTCGCCGCAATGCCGAGTACATGATCTGGATGGACCAGCAGCAAGCGCCCTAA
- a CDS encoding glycosyltransferase family 2 protein translates to MKDSGDERIVLVIPCYNEAGRLPVQRISETVSAHPWMSLVLVDDGSADGTRAALDGLAYAHPGRIKVRGLERNGGKGEAVRQGMRFAAEVFPEAGYAGYFDADLATPLEEAMNLLEGVKQARPSLIMGSRVNLMGTTRILRSTKRHYIGRVFATLVSEMLGLPVYDTQCGAKLVRMDRVPAFFEEPFLTRWLFDVELIWRVVNLVGRARAQEEIAEVPVRNWHEQGGSKVKWIDGARVPIQLWRIRKHYRKQEER, encoded by the coding sequence ATGAAGGATTCCGGCGATGAGCGGATCGTGCTTGTGATCCCGTGCTACAATGAAGCGGGAAGGCTGCCCGTGCAGCGCATCAGCGAAACGGTGAGCGCCCATCCTTGGATGTCGCTTGTGCTGGTGGATGACGGCAGCGCGGATGGCACGCGTGCGGCGCTGGATGGACTGGCATATGCGCATCCGGGGCGGATCAAGGTGCGCGGGCTCGAGCGCAACGGAGGCAAGGGCGAGGCGGTCCGACAGGGCATGCGATTCGCGGCTGAGGTGTTCCCGGAAGCCGGGTATGCGGGGTATTTCGATGCCGACCTCGCAACGCCCTTGGAAGAAGCCATGAATCTGCTGGAGGGCGTGAAGCAAGCCCGGCCGTCACTGATCATGGGCAGCCGCGTGAACCTGATGGGCACCACGCGCATCCTTCGCTCGACCAAGCGGCACTATATCGGCCGGGTCTTCGCCACGCTGGTGAGCGAGATGCTGGGGCTGCCGGTTTACGATACGCAATGCGGCGCCAAGCTGGTGCGGATGGATCGCGTGCCCGCCTTCTTCGAAGAGCCCTTCCTCACGCGATGGCTATTCGATGTGGAACTGATCTGGCGCGTGGTGAACCTCGTTGGGCGCGCCCGCGCGCAAGAGGAGATCGCCGAGGTGCCGGTGCGCAATTGGCACGAGCAAGGCGGCTCCAAGGTGAAGTGGATCGATGGCGCACGCGTGCCGATTCAGCTCTGGCGGATCCGCAAGCATTACAGGAAGCAGGAGGAGCGCTGA
- a CDS encoding ribonuclease H-like domain-containing protein, producing MRDLSKLLFLDIETVPQTYHWADLDPRTAQLFADKTRYEQERDGKTAEQIWGEKGGILAEFGRIICIGAGSLHKEADAWHLRVTSYHGHNEYDLLTRFAELLDRHYRTDDHWLCAHNGKEFDFPWIARRCIINRIPVPRILDIGGLKPWEVGHVDTMNLWSFGDRKAYTSLALLAHILGIPTPKDDITGADVARVYYEDKDLERIAAYCRKDVVATAQLYLRLTGRDLIAEERVKLV from the coding sequence ATGCGCGACCTCAGCAAGCTCCTCTTCCTCGACATCGAGACCGTGCCGCAGACCTACCACTGGGCCGACCTCGATCCGCGCACCGCGCAGCTATTCGCCGACAAGACCCGCTACGAGCAGGAACGCGATGGCAAGACCGCTGAGCAGATCTGGGGCGAGAAGGGGGGCATCCTTGCGGAGTTCGGCAGGATCATCTGCATCGGCGCGGGCAGCCTGCACAAAGAGGCCGATGCCTGGCACCTGCGCGTGACCTCCTACCATGGCCACAACGAATACGACCTGCTCACGCGATTCGCCGAGCTGCTCGACCGCCATTACCGCACCGACGACCATTGGCTCTGCGCGCACAATGGCAAGGAGTTCGACTTCCCGTGGATCGCACGGCGCTGCATCATCAATCGCATCCCAGTGCCGCGCATCCTCGACATCGGTGGCCTCAAGCCCTGGGAAGTAGGTCATGTGGACACCATGAACCTCTGGAGCTTCGGCGACCGTAAGGCCTACACCTCGCTCGCGCTGCTGGCGCACATCCTCGGCATCCCCACGCCCAAGGACGACATCACCGGCGCCGATGTGGCCCGCGTGTATTACGAGGACAAGGACCTGGAGCGCATCGCCGCATACTGCAGGAAGGACGTGGTGGCCACGGCGCAACTCTACCTCCGGCTCACGGGCCGTGACCTCATCGCCGAGGAGCGCGTCAAGCTGGTGTGA
- a CDS encoding serine hydrolase, which produces MRFFKKFLLWLIGIVALLIALAYATGNNHLVRGVRYTYLIGRTSPEIDDRDFFPYSTIPATNPQPWPQGSRSGQLKLSAEQEKEITDLHSVGFAVWQHDSLIFEQYWNGWDADSVSNSFSVAKSYISVLTGIAMGEGRIKSVFQPVSDFLPEFADSCHARINLHHVLTMSTGLDWSESGADPFSDNAKGYYGTNVRELALTQPCRDEPGKELDYISGATQIMAEVLEAVYGRPLDELVREKVWGPLGCEHDAYWGKDREDGDFKAFCCLYATARDFGRIGQLYLDSGMWRGQQIVPREYWEASITPARLMDKGAPNARYGYFWWLAELDGMPIHYCRGFHGEYVVVIPHERLVLVRTGMKREEVNATGHPTDVFKWIAIARELASRTS; this is translated from the coding sequence ATGCGATTCTTCAAGAAGTTCCTCCTCTGGCTCATCGGCATCGTCGCGCTGCTGATCGCCCTCGCCTATGCCACCGGCAACAACCACTTGGTGCGCGGCGTGCGATACACCTACCTCATCGGCCGCACCAGCCCGGAGATCGACGACCGCGACTTCTTCCCCTACTCCACCATACCGGCCACCAATCCGCAGCCTTGGCCTCAGGGTTCGCGCTCCGGGCAGTTGAAACTGAGCGCTGAGCAGGAGAAGGAGATCACCGACCTGCACAGCGTGGGCTTCGCCGTGTGGCAGCACGACAGCCTGATCTTCGAGCAATACTGGAACGGCTGGGACGCCGACAGCGTGAGCAACAGCTTCAGCGTGGCCAAGAGCTACATCAGCGTGCTCACCGGCATCGCCATGGGGGAAGGCCGCATCAAGAGCGTGTTCCAGCCGGTGAGCGATTTCCTCCCGGAATTCGCGGACAGCTGCCATGCGCGCATCAACCTGCATCATGTGCTCACCATGAGCACCGGCCTCGACTGGAGCGAGAGCGGCGCCGACCCCTTCAGCGACAACGCCAAAGGCTACTATGGAACGAATGTGCGTGAGCTCGCGCTCACCCAGCCCTGCCGCGATGAGCCGGGCAAGGAGCTCGATTACATCAGCGGCGCCACGCAGATCATGGCCGAGGTGCTCGAGGCCGTTTACGGAAGGCCGCTCGATGAACTGGTGCGCGAGAAGGTATGGGGGCCGCTCGGCTGCGAGCACGATGCCTATTGGGGCAAGGACCGCGAGGACGGCGACTTCAAGGCCTTCTGCTGCCTCTATGCCACCGCGCGCGACTTCGGCCGCATCGGGCAGCTCTACCTCGATAGCGGCATGTGGCGCGGGCAACAGATCGTGCCGCGCGAATATTGGGAGGCGAGCATCACCCCCGCACGCCTCATGGACAAAGGCGCGCCTAACGCGCGTTACGGCTACTTCTGGTGGCTTGCCGAGCTCGATGGCATGCCCATCCACTATTGCCGAGGCTTCCACGGCGAGTACGTGGTGGTAATCCCGCATGAGCGCTTGGTCTTAGTCCGCACCGGCATGAAACGCGAGGAGGTGAACGCCACGGGCCACCCCACGGATGTGTTCAAGTGGATCGCCATTGCGCGGGAACTGGCTTCACGCACCAGCTGA